A section of the Serratia liquefaciens ATCC 27592 genome encodes:
- the proV gene encoding glycine betaine/L-proline ABC transporter ATP-binding protein ProV produces MAIKLEVKNLYKIFGEHPDRAFKLIEKGLTKDQLLEKTGLSLGVKDASLAIEEGEIFVIMGLSGSGKSTLVRLLNRLIEPTRGQVLIDGEDISKISDSALRAVRRNKISMVFQSFALMPHMNVLNNTAFGMELAGIPPQERQEKALEALRQVGLENYAYSYPDELSGGMRQRVGLARAMANNPDILLMDEAFSALDPLIRTEMQDELVKLQAQHQRTIVFISHDLDEAMRIGDRIAIMQGGEVIQVGTPEEILNNPANDYVRTFFRGVDISHVFSAKDIAQRRPVALIRKTPGFGPRSALQLLRDEDRDYGYVIERGKKFIGVVSVDSLKQALAANQTLDDALLEAPAPVPADMPLSELISLVALAPCAVPVVCEENNYIGIISKAMLLQALDKEGPANE; encoded by the coding sequence ATGGCAATTAAACTCGAAGTAAAGAACCTGTATAAGATATTTGGCGAACATCCGGATCGCGCTTTCAAACTGATTGAAAAAGGCCTGACAAAAGACCAATTGCTTGAAAAAACCGGATTATCACTGGGCGTAAAAGACGCCTCTCTGGCCATTGAAGAAGGCGAGATATTTGTCATCATGGGGCTTTCCGGTTCTGGAAAATCTACCCTGGTACGCCTTCTCAATCGTCTGATAGAACCCACCCGCGGTCAGGTGCTGATTGATGGCGAGGATATATCTAAAATATCCGACAGCGCACTGCGCGCCGTACGCCGTAATAAGATCAGCATGGTGTTTCAATCATTCGCTTTAATGCCGCATATGAATGTATTGAATAACACCGCGTTCGGTATGGAATTGGCCGGCATTCCACCGCAGGAGCGCCAGGAAAAAGCCCTGGAAGCATTACGTCAGGTCGGGCTGGAGAATTATGCCTATTCTTATCCCGATGAACTTTCCGGCGGGATGCGTCAGCGCGTGGGATTAGCCCGTGCCATGGCGAATAATCCGGACATATTATTGATGGATGAAGCCTTCTCGGCGCTGGATCCATTAATCCGTACCGAGATGCAAGATGAGCTGGTCAAATTACAGGCCCAGCATCAGCGCACCATCGTCTTTATTTCCCATGATTTGGATGAGGCAATGCGTATTGGCGATCGTATTGCCATTATGCAAGGCGGAGAGGTTATTCAGGTCGGTACGCCGGAGGAAATATTAAATAATCCGGCCAACGATTATGTCCGCACCTTCTTCCGTGGCGTCGATATCAGCCACGTTTTCAGCGCCAAGGATATCGCCCAGCGTCGTCCTGTCGCCCTTATTCGCAAAACCCCCGGTTTTGGTCCGCGTTCAGCACTACAGCTGCTGCGCGATGAAGACCGCGATTATGGTTATGTTATTGAACGCGGCAAGAAATTTATCGGCGTGGTGTCGGTAGATTCACTCAAGCAGGCGCTGGCGGCCAACCAGACGTTGGATGACGCCCTGCTGGAAGCCCCTGCCCCGGTCCCGGCCGACATGCCGCTGAGCGAACTGATTTCATTGGTTGCCCTGGCGCCCTGTGCGGTCCCCGTGGTCTGCGAAGAAAATAACTATATCGGAATTATTTCCAAGGCCATGCTGTTGCAGGCCTTAGATAAAGAGGGCCCAGCGAATGAGTGA
- the proW gene encoding glycine betaine/L-proline ABC transporter permease ProW yields MSDTTQDPWATAPADPSTAPATDAATSTAPAGDAWSSAPPPETHDAANQAAQGADWLNSAPVQQEHFSLLDPFHKTWVPFDSWVTHGIDWLVLHFRPLFQGIRVPVDFILSGFQQLLLGMPAPIAILLFSLIAWQLSSLGMGAATLVSLIAIGAIGAWSQAMVTLALVLTALFFCIVIGLPLGIWLARSKHAGKVIRPLLDAMQTTPAFVYLVPIVMLFGIGNVPGVVVTIIFALPPIVRLTILGINQVPEDLIEAAESFGASPRQLLFKVQLPLAMPTIMAGVNQTLMLALSMVVIASMIAVGGLGQMVLRGIGRLDMGLAAVGGVGIVILAIILDRLTQSLGRDRRSKGIGRWYAHGPIGLVTRPFIKKP; encoded by the coding sequence ATGAGTGACACTACACAGGATCCATGGGCGACTGCGCCTGCCGACCCCAGCACCGCACCGGCGACTGACGCCGCAACCTCGACAGCGCCCGCTGGCGATGCCTGGTCCAGCGCACCGCCACCAGAAACCCATGACGCCGCCAATCAGGCCGCTCAGGGTGCCGACTGGCTTAACAGCGCACCGGTCCAACAGGAACATTTCAGCCTGCTGGATCCGTTCCACAAAACCTGGGTGCCGTTTGACTCCTGGGTGACCCACGGCATCGACTGGCTGGTGCTGCACTTTCGCCCGCTGTTTCAGGGCATTCGCGTACCGGTCGATTTTATTCTCAGCGGCTTTCAGCAGTTGCTGCTCGGCATGCCTGCCCCGATCGCCATTTTGCTGTTCTCGCTGATTGCCTGGCAGCTCTCCAGCCTTGGTATGGGGGCTGCGACGCTGGTCTCGCTGATTGCCATTGGCGCGATTGGCGCCTGGTCACAAGCCATGGTGACCCTGGCGCTGGTCCTGACCGCCCTGTTCTTCTGTATCGTCATCGGTCTGCCGCTCGGCATTTGGCTGGCGCGCAGCAAACATGCCGGCAAGGTGATCCGGCCACTGCTCGACGCCATGCAGACCACGCCGGCCTTCGTCTATCTGGTGCCGATCGTCATGCTGTTCGGTATCGGTAACGTGCCGGGGGTGGTGGTGACCATTATCTTTGCGCTGCCGCCGATCGTGCGACTGACCATTCTGGGCATTAACCAAGTGCCTGAGGATCTGATCGAAGCCGCCGAATCCTTTGGTGCCAGCCCGCGCCAACTGCTGTTTAAAGTGCAACTGCCACTGGCAATGCCAACCATTATGGCCGGCGTAAACCAAACGCTGATGTTGGCGCTGTCGATGGTGGTTATCGCCTCGATGATCGCCGTTGGCGGCCTGGGCCAGATGGTATTGCGCGGTATCGGTCGTCTGGATATGGGGCTGGCCGCCGTTGGCGGGGTCGGTATCGTGATCCTGGCGATTATTCTCGACCGCCTCACCCAATCGCTGGGGCGCGATCGCCGCAGCAAAGGCATCGGCCGTTGGTATGCTCACGGCCCGATCGGGTTAGTCACCCGGCCCTTCATCAAAAAGCCTTAA
- the proX gene encoding glycine betaine/L-proline ABC transporter substrate-binding protein ProX, whose protein sequence is MRSTGIWALALTSLLSTQAFAVELPGKGVTVKPLQSTLAEESFQTELVNRALVKLGYDVQPTDEVEYNIAYTSIASGDATYMAVNWDPLQTDMYQSAGGDKKFYRQGAYITNAAQGYLIDKKTADQYHISDISQLKDPKLAKLFDADGDGKADLAGCEPGWVCGNVINTHIKAYGLSDTVTQNQGNYSAIIADTLTRYKQGKPVLYFTWTPYWVSDELAPGRDVVWLTVPFSASPGSLKDNDTALPNGKNYGFSVNNEHIVANKQWAEANPAAAKLFAIMKLPLADVNAQNLRMHKGENSAADIQRHVDGWIKAHQATFDGWITTAAAAAK, encoded by the coding sequence ATGCGCTCGACAGGAATTTGGGCTCTGGCCCTGACTTCATTGCTAAGCACACAGGCGTTCGCCGTCGAATTACCCGGCAAAGGCGTCACGGTAAAACCGTTGCAAAGCACCCTCGCCGAAGAAAGCTTCCAGACCGAATTGGTCAACCGCGCCCTGGTCAAGCTGGGCTATGACGTCCAGCCTACCGACGAGGTGGAATACAATATCGCCTACACCTCTATCGCTTCCGGCGACGCCACCTACATGGCGGTGAACTGGGATCCGCTGCAAACCGACATGTACCAAAGCGCCGGCGGCGACAAGAAATTCTATCGTCAGGGAGCCTATATCACCAACGCGGCCCAGGGTTATTTGATCGACAAGAAAACCGCCGATCAATACCACATCAGCGATATCTCCCAGTTAAAAGATCCCAAGCTGGCGAAGTTGTTCGATGCCGACGGCGACGGCAAGGCCGATCTGGCCGGCTGCGAACCGGGCTGGGTGTGCGGCAACGTCATTAACACCCATATCAAAGCCTATGGCCTGAGCGACACCGTCACTCAAAACCAGGGCAATTACTCCGCCATCATCGCCGACACCCTGACTCGCTACAAACAGGGTAAACCAGTGCTGTATTTCACCTGGACGCCGTACTGGGTGAGCGACGAGCTGGCACCGGGTCGTGATGTGGTTTGGTTAACCGTGCCGTTCTCCGCCAGCCCAGGTTCGTTGAAAGATAACGATACCGCCTTGCCGAACGGCAAAAATTACGGTTTTTCCGTCAACAACGAACATATCGTCGCCAACAAGCAATGGGCCGAGGCTAACCCGGCCGCCGCCAAACTGTTCGCCATCATGAAACTGCCGTTGGCGGACGTGAACGCGCAGAACCTGCGCATGCACAAAGGCGAGAACAGCGCCGCCGACATACAACGTCACGTAGACGGCTGGATCAAAGCGCATCAGGCCACTTTTGACGGTTGGATCACTACGGCTGCGGCAGCAGCGAAATAA
- the proX gene encoding glycine betaine/L-proline ABC transporter substrate-binding protein ProX: MRTTGIWAVALTTLISSQAVSAADLPGKGVTVQPVQSTISEETFQTLLVSKALEKLGYDVKDTREVDYNVAYTSIASGDATFLAVNWDPLHADQYKAAGGDAKFYREGVYVNGAAQGYLIDKKTADKYHITNVEQLKDPNIAKLFDTNGDGKADLTGCTPGWGCEAAINHHIKAYGLEKTVEHNQGNYAAMIADTITRYKEGKPVLYYTWTPYWVSDVLVPGRDVVWLQVPFSAMPGEQKNLDTKLPNGANYGFPVNTMRIAANKQWAEANPAAAKLFAIMKLPIADVNAQNLRMHEGQASEADIQNHVNGWIKAHQATFDGWVKTAAEAAKK; encoded by the coding sequence ATGCGCACTACAGGAATCTGGGCGGTTGCCCTTACCACACTGATTAGCTCACAGGCGGTTTCCGCCGCCGACTTGCCCGGTAAAGGCGTCACCGTTCAGCCGGTGCAAAGCACCATTTCAGAAGAGACCTTCCAGACGCTGCTGGTCAGCAAGGCGCTGGAAAAGCTGGGCTATGACGTTAAAGACACCCGAGAAGTGGACTACAACGTCGCCTACACCTCCATCGCCTCCGGCGACGCGACCTTCCTGGCGGTAAACTGGGATCCGCTGCACGCCGATCAATACAAGGCTGCAGGCGGCGACGCCAAGTTTTACCGTGAAGGGGTTTACGTCAACGGGGCGGCCCAGGGGTATCTGATCGACAAGAAAACCGCCGATAAATACCACATCACCAACGTTGAACAGTTGAAAGATCCCAATATTGCCAAGCTGTTCGATACCAATGGCGACGGCAAGGCCGACCTGACCGGCTGTACGCCAGGCTGGGGCTGCGAGGCGGCCATTAACCATCACATCAAAGCCTACGGCCTGGAGAAAACCGTCGAGCACAACCAGGGCAACTACGCGGCGATGATTGCCGATACCATTACTCGCTACAAAGAAGGTAAGCCGGTGCTGTACTACACCTGGACGCCGTACTGGGTGAGTGACGTGCTGGTGCCGGGCCGCGACGTTGTTTGGTTGCAGGTGCCGTTCTCCGCCATGCCGGGCGAGCAGAAAAACCTCGATACCAAGCTGCCTAACGGCGCCAACTATGGTTTCCCGGTCAACACCATGCGCATCGCCGCCAACAAGCAGTGGGCCGAAGCCAACCCGGCGGCCGCCAAGCTGTTTGCCATCATGAAGCTGCCGATTGCCGACGTGAATGCGCAGAACCTGCGGATGCATGAAGGCCAGGCCTCCGAAGCCGATATCCAAAACCATGTAAATGGCTGGATCAAGGCGCATCAGGCCACCTTCGACGGCTGGGTGAAAACCGCCGCGGAAGCCGCGAAGAAATAA
- a CDS encoding LysR family transcriptional regulator, whose protein sequence is MNLKQIRFALAVAEEQSFTRAAQRCHTVQSALSHQIAKLEEELGCALFERTSRRVRLTTAGQAFIQPAQRLLAAKQMLVEEVVAASGTVSGTLTIGTISTINAIDLTEKLGNFHRHYPAVNIRLYVGMSEELLEDVRQQKTDVAFVGLWPGDIDMLPVSHRQLTDEPLVALVSPQHPLASRERVNLQTLSEVPLVDFYSGTGARRQTDRAFQAAGIKRHVSFEIDHIEWLENLVRRGLATGIVPISTAQRLSTLVSIPIEDGPRRQVYCVWPQPLPRTAERFLQFSGIEISE, encoded by the coding sequence ATGAACCTGAAACAGATTCGTTTTGCGCTGGCGGTTGCCGAAGAGCAGAGTTTTACCCGGGCGGCGCAGCGCTGTCATACGGTGCAATCGGCGCTCAGCCACCAGATCGCCAAATTGGAAGAGGAGCTGGGCTGTGCATTGTTTGAGCGTACTTCGCGCCGGGTCAGGTTGACCACCGCCGGGCAGGCATTTATTCAACCGGCGCAGCGACTGCTGGCGGCAAAACAGATGCTGGTGGAAGAGGTTGTCGCCGCCAGCGGCACAGTTTCCGGTACCCTGACCATCGGCACAATTTCCACCATAAACGCGATTGATCTGACCGAAAAATTGGGTAACTTTCACCGCCATTATCCCGCAGTGAATATCCGGCTGTACGTGGGCATGAGTGAAGAGCTGTTGGAAGACGTTCGGCAGCAAAAGACCGATGTGGCGTTTGTCGGCCTCTGGCCGGGGGATATCGATATGCTGCCGGTGTCCCATCGGCAACTGACCGACGAGCCACTGGTGGCGTTGGTGTCACCACAACACCCGCTAGCCAGTCGGGAACGAGTGAATTTGCAAACCTTGTCGGAAGTGCCGCTGGTGGACTTTTACAGCGGGACCGGTGCCCGGCGCCAGACCGACCGCGCGTTTCAGGCGGCAGGCATCAAGCGTCACGTCAGTTTTGAGATTGACCATATCGAATGGCTGGAGAATTTGGTACGCCGTGGGTTGGCGACGGGCATTGTGCCGATTTCGACGGCACAGCGCTTGAGCACGCTGGTGTCGATTCCGATAGAAGATGGTCCACGGCGTCAGGTGTACTGCGTTTGGCCACAGCCGCTGCCACGGACCGCCGAGCGTTTTTTACAGTTTAGCGGGATTGAAATCAGCGAATAG
- a CDS encoding MFS transporter, giving the protein MSQQNSPPGLSPALIVLIAIATGLAVASNYYAQPLLETIAQNFGLSVNQAGFIVTAAQMGYAVGLLLLVPLGDMFERRGLIVFMTLLAAGGMLITASSTTLPMMILGTALTGLFSVVAQILVPLAATLAHPEKRGKTVGIIMSGLLLGILLARTVAGALASFGGWRTIYWVASVLMILMALILWRALPRYKQHSGLNYPQLLKSIFTLFCGSPLLRTRAVLGALSFANFSVLWTSMAFLLAAPPFGYSEGVIGLFGLVGAAGALAASRAGHLADQGKAGLTTTVGLVLLLLSWIPIAFAKQSLWALIVGILILDLAVQAVHVTNQNVIYRIMPEARNRLTAGYMTSYFIGGALGSLLSASAYQHAGWTGVAAAGGILCLFNLLTWWLGKRHDPQGPAAI; this is encoded by the coding sequence ATGAGCCAACAAAATTCACCTCCAGGCCTCAGCCCGGCACTGATTGTGCTGATCGCCATCGCCACCGGTTTGGCCGTCGCCAGTAACTACTACGCGCAGCCACTGCTGGAAACCATCGCTCAAAACTTTGGGCTATCGGTCAATCAGGCCGGTTTTATCGTCACCGCCGCCCAAATGGGCTACGCCGTAGGCCTGCTGCTGCTGGTGCCGCTCGGCGATATGTTTGAGCGTCGTGGGCTGATCGTCTTTATGACGCTGCTGGCCGCCGGAGGCATGCTGATCACCGCCAGCTCCACCACGCTGCCGATGATGATCCTGGGGACTGCCCTCACCGGGTTGTTCTCGGTAGTGGCGCAAATTTTGGTGCCGTTGGCCGCTACGCTGGCACACCCGGAAAAACGCGGAAAAACCGTTGGCATCATTATGAGCGGCCTGCTGCTCGGCATTCTGCTGGCACGTACCGTAGCGGGCGCACTGGCATCGTTCGGCGGTTGGCGCACCATTTACTGGGTGGCAAGCGTGCTGATGATCCTGATGGCGTTGATCTTGTGGCGCGCGCTGCCACGTTACAAACAGCACTCCGGACTGAATTACCCTCAGTTGCTGAAGTCTATTTTCACCCTGTTTTGCGGATCACCGCTGCTGCGAACCCGTGCAGTGCTCGGTGCGCTGTCCTTTGCCAACTTCAGCGTGCTCTGGACCTCAATGGCCTTCCTGTTGGCGGCCCCGCCTTTTGGTTATTCCGAAGGGGTCATCGGCCTGTTCGGGCTGGTGGGGGCCGCCGGAGCGTTGGCCGCCTCCCGTGCCGGGCATTTGGCGGATCAGGGCAAGGCGGGATTAACCACTACGGTAGGCCTGGTACTGCTGCTGCTGTCGTGGATACCTATCGCTTTCGCTAAACAATCGCTGTGGGCACTGATCGTCGGCATTCTGATCCTCGATCTGGCCGTGCAGGCCGTACACGTTACCAACCAGAACGTGATTTATCGCATTATGCCGGAAGCGCGCAATCGTCTGACGGCCGGCTACATGACCAGCTATTTTATCGGCGGCGCTCTGGGTTCGCTGCTGTCTGCCTCAGCCTATCAGCACGCGGGGTGGACAGGGGTCGCTGCAGCAGGGGGCATTTTGTGCCTGTTTAACCTGCTCACCTGGTGGTTGGGCAAGCGCCATGATCCCCAGGGACCGGCGGCCATCTGA
- a CDS encoding AzlC family ABC transporter permease encodes MQSQAAESINPPAVSSTFTHGIVDSLPIVIGYVPVAFAFGLSAVKLGFSPLESIFFSCIIYAGASQFVITALLSAGMSLWVSALTVMAMDIRHLLYGPALRHRIVSRMSAGKTALWAFGLTDEVFAAATAKLMRNNRSWSENWMIGISLCSWLSWVAGTALGAVFGNGPLEQFPVIEASLSFMLPALFLSFLLAAFKRPQSLTIAAALAGALLGVVLFSIPVAILAGISAGCIAALFQPTATESIDEH; translated from the coding sequence ATGCAAAGCCAAGCTGCAGAAAGTATCAATCCCCCAGCCGTCAGTTCCACCTTCACCCACGGCATCGTCGACAGTTTACCGATCGTTATCGGCTATGTGCCGGTGGCTTTTGCGTTTGGCCTTAGCGCCGTTAAGCTGGGGTTCTCCCCGCTAGAGAGCATTTTCTTCTCCTGCATCATCTATGCGGGTGCCAGCCAGTTCGTGATCACCGCCTTGTTAAGCGCCGGTATGTCACTGTGGGTTTCCGCGCTGACCGTGATGGCAATGGATATACGGCACCTGTTGTATGGTCCTGCTTTGCGCCACCGCATCGTCTCGCGCATGTCGGCTGGCAAAACTGCGCTCTGGGCCTTTGGCCTGACTGATGAAGTGTTCGCCGCGGCCACCGCTAAATTGATGCGCAATAACCGCAGTTGGAGCGAGAACTGGATGATCGGCATCTCGCTATGCTCCTGGCTGTCTTGGGTCGCAGGCACCGCGCTGGGTGCCGTGTTCGGCAATGGGCCACTAGAGCAGTTCCCGGTGATTGAAGCCTCATTATCCTTTATGTTGCCGGCGCTGTTCCTCAGCTTCCTGCTGGCGGCATTCAAACGTCCGCAAAGCCTGACCATCGCCGCCGCGCTGGCCGGTGCGCTGCTTGGCGTAGTGCTGTTCTCTATCCCAGTGGCCATTTTGGCCGGCATCAGCGCCGGTTGTATCGCAGCCCTGTTCCAACCCACAGCAACGGAGTCCATTGATGAACACTGA
- the ygaH gene encoding L-valine transporter subunit YgaH, translated as MNTDVLVIGLVVGCANYLFRYLPLRLAPARAQPGIKRGKTALLLDSIGIASICALLVVSSTPVVMREPDKLWPTLVGFAALGLCFYRTKSIILSTLIGAASFGITLKLFMIFSQGNL; from the coding sequence ATGAACACTGATGTGCTGGTGATCGGCCTGGTGGTCGGCTGTGCTAATTATCTGTTCCGCTACTTACCCTTGCGTTTGGCGCCTGCGCGGGCACAACCGGGAATCAAACGCGGTAAAACCGCACTGTTGCTCGACAGCATCGGCATCGCCTCAATCTGCGCGTTGCTGGTGGTTTCCAGCACCCCGGTAGTGATGCGTGAACCGGACAAACTGTGGCCCACTCTGGTCGGTTTCGCCGCGCTGGGCCTGTGTTTTTACCGAACCAAAAGCATCATTTTGTCGACGCTGATTGGCGCGGCATCCTTTGGCATTACATTAAAGTTATTTATGATTTTCAGTCAGGGTAACCTTTAA
- the mprA gene encoding transcriptional repressor MprA — protein sequence MESSFAPIEQMLNFRAKRQKDFPYQEILLTRLCMHMQSKLLENRNKMLKAQGINETLFMALITLDAQESHSIQPSELSSALGSSRTNATRIADELEKRGWIERRESDNDRRCLHLHMTPQGEEFLNQLLPPQHKCLHFLWSTLNDDEQQQLEKLTRKLLTRLDQMEVTEQLSQ from the coding sequence ATGGAAAGCTCGTTTGCTCCCATTGAACAAATGCTTAATTTCCGCGCCAAGCGTCAGAAAGATTTCCCTTACCAGGAAATCCTGCTGACCCGCCTGTGCATGCACATGCAAAGCAAGCTGCTGGAAAACCGCAATAAAATGCTGAAAGCACAAGGGATTAACGAAACATTGTTTATGGCGCTGATTACTCTGGATGCGCAGGAAAGCCACAGCATTCAGCCTTCTGAGCTAAGCTCTGCCCTGGGCTCGTCACGGACCAATGCCACGCGCATTGCCGACGAACTTGAGAAACGCGGTTGGATTGAACGCCGTGAAAGCGACAACGATCGTCGCTGCCTGCACCTGCACATGACGCCGCAGGGAGAAGAGTTTCTCAATCAATTGCTGCCACCGCAGCACAAGTGTCTGCATTTCCTGTGGTCCACGCTGAACGATGATGAACAGCAACAGCTTGAAAAGCTGACGCGTAAGCTGCTGACGCGCCTGGACCAGATGGAAGTTACAGAACAGTTATCCCAATAA
- a CDS encoding efflux transporter outer membrane subunit produces MRSPFNWRFTPLFAVLLLAGCASTDNIAPQSTLMDPQTLQLAQPKVSSLNVSPQWWRALNDQQLDALMTQTLQSSPSLRQAAARVREAQSVMGEASAANGPNLDLNASSNRQKVPQNVNLGLGYPHQPIYETSNSLGLNLAYEFDWWGKYRNQVNAAKAQVDAARAEQEQAALTLTSSVASAYYQLQSNFALEKLLQQEVDNNQRLADLRQQQYKAGITGVDVPQQTQAQADGAKQQILQLQSQIEQLRHQLAALAGQGPNAMQHLRPVALPASNLMAPKGELTADLLGKRPDIAAQRQLVESYNQRVSAARKEFYPSLTISAFAGLTTTNTSGTSPNLFEAASQAWNVMPAISLPIFHAGALRSKLGEESALYDQAVESYNQTILNAVQETADAITVQQSTAQQQLQAASASESMQQVYRVANARYQAGIIGRDQLLTSQTQLLQQQQAELNASSNLLQAKIGLIRALGGGYQAPAATGSKA; encoded by the coding sequence ATGCGATCCCCATTTAACTGGAGATTCACCCCACTGTTCGCCGTATTACTGCTGGCCGGGTGTGCGTCTACCGATAATATTGCCCCGCAATCCACCCTGATGGATCCGCAGACTCTGCAGCTTGCGCAGCCGAAGGTCAGCTCGTTGAACGTCAGCCCGCAGTGGTGGCGCGCGCTTAACGACCAGCAACTTGACGCGCTGATGACCCAGACGCTGCAAAGCTCCCCTTCGCTGCGACAGGCAGCGGCACGCGTACGCGAAGCACAAAGCGTAATGGGGGAAGCCAGTGCCGCCAACGGGCCGAATCTGGATCTCAACGCCAGCAGCAATCGCCAGAAAGTGCCGCAAAACGTGAACCTGGGGCTGGGGTATCCTCATCAACCGATCTACGAAACCTCCAACTCGCTGGGGCTGAACCTGGCCTATGAATTCGACTGGTGGGGCAAATACCGCAACCAGGTCAACGCCGCCAAGGCACAGGTCGATGCGGCCCGCGCCGAGCAGGAACAGGCCGCGTTGACGCTGACCAGTTCGGTAGCCTCCGCCTATTACCAGTTGCAGAGCAATTTCGCGCTTGAAAAGCTGTTGCAGCAGGAAGTGGACAACAACCAACGCCTGGCGGACTTGCGCCAACAGCAATACAAGGCCGGCATCACCGGCGTTGATGTTCCGCAACAAACCCAGGCGCAAGCCGACGGCGCCAAGCAGCAGATCCTGCAACTGCAATCGCAGATTGAACAGCTCAGACACCAACTGGCTGCGCTTGCAGGCCAGGGCCCGAACGCCATGCAGCACCTGCGCCCGGTGGCCCTTCCCGCCAGCAATTTAATGGCGCCAAAAGGTGAACTGACCGCCGATCTGTTGGGCAAACGTCCGGATATCGCCGCACAGCGCCAGTTGGTGGAGTCCTATAACCAGCGCGTCAGCGCCGCCCGTAAAGAATTTTACCCCAGCCTGACCATTTCAGCCTTTGCCGGCCTGACCACCACCAACACCAGTGGGACCAGCCCGAATCTGTTTGAAGCGGCCAGCCAGGCCTGGAACGTGATGCCGGCAATTTCATTGCCGATCTTCCACGCCGGTGCGCTGCGCAGCAAGCTGGGTGAGGAGTCCGCGTTGTATGACCAGGCGGTGGAGTCCTATAACCAAACCATCCTGAATGCCGTGCAGGAAACCGCCGATGCCATCACCGTCCAACAAAGCACTGCGCAACAGCAGCTGCAGGCGGCATCTGCGTCCGAATCGATGCAACAGGTGTACCGCGTCGCTAACGCTCGATACCAGGCAGGGATTATCGGGCGCGACCAGTTGTTGACCAGCCAAACGCAGCTTTTGCAGCAGCAGCAGGCGGAACTGAATGCCAGCAGCAATTTGCTGCAGGCGAAGATAGGACTGATCCGTGCGCTGGGCGGTGGCTATCAGGCCCCGGCCGCTACGGGTTCAAAAGCATAA